The following are from one region of the Prionailurus bengalensis isolate Pbe53 chromosome A2, Fcat_Pben_1.1_paternal_pri, whole genome shotgun sequence genome:
- the SLC25A23 gene encoding calcium-binding mitochondrial carrier protein SCaMC-3 isoform X1, which yields MRGGPGDAERRQRWGRLFEELDSNKDGRVDVQELRQGLARLGGGDPNRDTQQGSSPEGDTDPHGGLDLEEFSRYLQERERRLLLLFHSLDRNQDGHIDVSEIQQSFRALGISISLEQAEKILHSMDRDGTMTIDWQEWRDHFLLHSLENVEDVVYFWKHSTVLDIGECLTVPDEFSEQEKLSGMWWKQLVAGAAAGAVSRTGTAPLDRLKVFMQVHASKTNKLNILGGLKNMIREGGMRSLWRGNGINVLKIAPESAIKFMAYEQIKRAIRGQQESLHVQERFVAGSLAGATAQTIIYPMEVLKTRLTLRRTGQYKGLLDCAWQILEREGPRAFYRGYLPNVLGIIPYAGIDLAVYETLKNRWLQQYSHDSADPGILVLLACGTVSSTCGQIASYPLALVRTRMQAQASIEGAPQLSMLGLFRHILSQDGVWGLYRGIAPNFMKVIPAVSISYVVYENMKQALGVTSRPQLPQAPDPAPGPRSPNPLADPRSPCFQPWISKLGHWILDIKKPQPPDPDNAMPRSRGPSHWIPDPLTPATGFPNSFALTLSPGSLRFDHWIPYISTTTPSTPNHRISDSQALTGWILASKSTM from the exons ATGCGGGGGGGCCCGGGCGATGCGGAGCGGCGACAGCGCTGGGGTCGCCTCTTCGAGGAGCTGGATAGTAACAAGGACGGCCGCGTGGACGTGCAAGAGTTGCGCCAGGGACTGGCTCGGCTGGGCGGGGGCGACCCGAACCGCGACACCCAACAG GGCAGTTCCCCTGAGGGTGACACTGACCCACACGGTGGGCTGGACCTGGAGGAGTTTAGCCGCTACCTGCAGGAGCGAGAACGGCGCCTGCTGCTTCTGTTCCACAGCCTGGACCGGAATCAGGATG GTCATATTGATGTGTCTGAGATCCAGCAAAGTTTCCGAGCTCTGGGTATTTCCATCTCTCTGGAGCAAGCAGAGAAAATTCTGCACAG CATGGACCGTGACGGCACAATGACCATCGACTGGCAGGAGTGGCGCGACCACTTCCTGTTGCATTCGCTGGAGAATGTGGAGGATGTGGTCTATTTCTGGAAACATTCGACG GTCTTGGACATCGGCGAGTGCCTGACTGTTCCTGATGAGTTTTCAGAGCAGGAGAAGTTGAGCGGCATGTGGTGGAAGCAGCTGGTGGCGGGTGCGGCGGCAGGCGCTGTGTCGCGGACGGGCACAGCCCCTCTGGACCGCCTCAAGGTCTTCATGCAG GTCCACGCCTCCAAGACCAACAAGCTGAACATCCTGGGGGGCCTAAAGAACATGATCCGAGAGGGGGGCATGCGCTCCCTGTGGCGTGGGAATGGGATTAACGTGCTTAAGATCGCGCCAGAGTCGGCTATCAAGTTCATGGCCTACGAGCAG ATCAAGCGGGCCATTCGAGGGCAGCAGGAGTCACTGCACGTGCAAGAGCGCTTTGTGGCCGGCTCCCTCGCCGGCGCCACAGCCCAAACCATCATTTACCCCATGGAG GTGCTGAAGACGCGGCTGACCTTGCGCCGGACGGGCCAGTACAAGGGGCTGCTGGACTGTGCGTGGCAGATCCTGGAGCGAGAGGGGCCCCGAGCCTTCTACCGAGGCTACCTGCCCAACGTGCTGGGCATCATCCCCTACGCAGGCATCGACCTGGCCGTCTATGAG aCGCTGAAGAACCGATGGCTCCAGCAGTACAGCCACGACTCGGCCGACCCAGGCATCCTCGTGCTCCTGGCCTGTGGCACCGTCTCCAGCACCTGTGGCCAGATAGCCAGTTACCCCCTGGCCCTGGTCCGGACCCGCATGCAGGCCCAAG cctccatCGAGGGCGCCCCCCAGCTCTCCATGCTGGGTCTGTTCCGTCACATCCTGTCCCAAGATGGCGTGTGGGGCCTCTACCGGGGCATTGCCCCCAACTTCATGAAGGTTATCCCGGCTGTGAGCATCTCCTATGTGGTCTACGAGAACATGAAGCAGGCCCTGGGGGTCACGTCCAG ACCCCAGCTCCCTCAGGCCCCCGATCCAGCACCGGGTCCTAGATCCCCAAACCCGCTGGCGGATCCCAGATCCCCATGCTTCCAGCCCTGGATCTCCAAGCTCGGCCACTGGATTCTGGATATCAAGAAGCCTCAGCCACCGGATCCTGACAATGCAATGCCTAGATCCCGGGGCCCCAGCCACTGGATCCCAGATCCCCTCACCCCAGCTACTGGATTCCCGAATTCCTTTGCCTTGACACTGAGTCCCGGATCCCTCCGCTTTGACCACTGGATTCCATACATTTCAACCACTACACCCTCAACCCCCAACCACCGGATCTCGGATTCCCAAGCCCTGACCGGCTGGATCCTGGCTTCTAAATCCACAATGTGA
- the SLC25A23 gene encoding calcium-binding mitochondrial carrier protein SCaMC-3 isoform X2, translating to MRGGPGDAERRQRWGRLFEELDSNKDGRVDVQELRQGLARLGGGDPNRDTQQGSSPEGDTDPHGGLDLEEFSRYLQERERRLLLLFHSLDRNQDGHIDVSEIQQSFRALGISISLEQAEKILHSMDRDGTMTIDWQEWRDHFLLHSLENVEDVVYFWKHSTVLDIGECLTVPDEFSEQEKLSGMWWKQLVAGAAAGAVSRTGTAPLDRLKVFMQVHASKTNKLNILGGLKNMIREGGMRSLWRGNGINVLKIAPESAIKFMAYEQIKRAIRGQQESLHVQERFVAGSLAGATAQTIIYPMEVLKTRLTLRRTGQYKGLLDCAWQILEREGPRAFYRGYLPNVLGIIPYAGIDLAVYETLKNRWLQQYSHDSADPGILVLLACGTVSSTCGQIASYPLALVRTRMQAQASIEGAPQLSMLGLFRHILSQDGVWGLYRGIAPNFMKVIPAVSISYVVYENMKQALGVTSRSPCFQPWISKLGHWILDIKKPQPPDPDNAMPRSRGPSHWIPDPLTPATGFPNSFALTLSPGSLRFDHWIPYISTTTPSTPNHRISDSQALTGWILASKSTM from the exons ATGCGGGGGGGCCCGGGCGATGCGGAGCGGCGACAGCGCTGGGGTCGCCTCTTCGAGGAGCTGGATAGTAACAAGGACGGCCGCGTGGACGTGCAAGAGTTGCGCCAGGGACTGGCTCGGCTGGGCGGGGGCGACCCGAACCGCGACACCCAACAG GGCAGTTCCCCTGAGGGTGACACTGACCCACACGGTGGGCTGGACCTGGAGGAGTTTAGCCGCTACCTGCAGGAGCGAGAACGGCGCCTGCTGCTTCTGTTCCACAGCCTGGACCGGAATCAGGATG GTCATATTGATGTGTCTGAGATCCAGCAAAGTTTCCGAGCTCTGGGTATTTCCATCTCTCTGGAGCAAGCAGAGAAAATTCTGCACAG CATGGACCGTGACGGCACAATGACCATCGACTGGCAGGAGTGGCGCGACCACTTCCTGTTGCATTCGCTGGAGAATGTGGAGGATGTGGTCTATTTCTGGAAACATTCGACG GTCTTGGACATCGGCGAGTGCCTGACTGTTCCTGATGAGTTTTCAGAGCAGGAGAAGTTGAGCGGCATGTGGTGGAAGCAGCTGGTGGCGGGTGCGGCGGCAGGCGCTGTGTCGCGGACGGGCACAGCCCCTCTGGACCGCCTCAAGGTCTTCATGCAG GTCCACGCCTCCAAGACCAACAAGCTGAACATCCTGGGGGGCCTAAAGAACATGATCCGAGAGGGGGGCATGCGCTCCCTGTGGCGTGGGAATGGGATTAACGTGCTTAAGATCGCGCCAGAGTCGGCTATCAAGTTCATGGCCTACGAGCAG ATCAAGCGGGCCATTCGAGGGCAGCAGGAGTCACTGCACGTGCAAGAGCGCTTTGTGGCCGGCTCCCTCGCCGGCGCCACAGCCCAAACCATCATTTACCCCATGGAG GTGCTGAAGACGCGGCTGACCTTGCGCCGGACGGGCCAGTACAAGGGGCTGCTGGACTGTGCGTGGCAGATCCTGGAGCGAGAGGGGCCCCGAGCCTTCTACCGAGGCTACCTGCCCAACGTGCTGGGCATCATCCCCTACGCAGGCATCGACCTGGCCGTCTATGAG aCGCTGAAGAACCGATGGCTCCAGCAGTACAGCCACGACTCGGCCGACCCAGGCATCCTCGTGCTCCTGGCCTGTGGCACCGTCTCCAGCACCTGTGGCCAGATAGCCAGTTACCCCCTGGCCCTGGTCCGGACCCGCATGCAGGCCCAAG cctccatCGAGGGCGCCCCCCAGCTCTCCATGCTGGGTCTGTTCCGTCACATCCTGTCCCAAGATGGCGTGTGGGGCCTCTACCGGGGCATTGCCCCCAACTTCATGAAGGTTATCCCGGCTGTGAGCATCTCCTATGTGGTCTACGAGAACATGAAGCAGGCCCTGGGGGTCACGTCCAG ATCCCCATGCTTCCAGCCCTGGATCTCCAAGCTCGGCCACTGGATTCTGGATATCAAGAAGCCTCAGCCACCGGATCCTGACAATGCAATGCCTAGATCCCGGGGCCCCAGCCACTGGATCCCAGATCCCCTCACCCCAGCTACTGGATTCCCGAATTCCTTTGCCTTGACACTGAGTCCCGGATCCCTCCGCTTTGACCACTGGATTCCATACATTTCAACCACTACACCCTCAACCCCCAACCACCGGATCTCGGATTCCCAAGCCCTGACCGGCTGGATCCTGGCTTCTAAATCCACAATGTGA
- the SLC25A23 gene encoding calcium-binding mitochondrial carrier protein SCaMC-3 isoform X3 produces the protein MRGGPGDAERRQRWGRLFEELDSNKDGRVDVQELRQGLARLGGGDPNRDTQQGSSPEGDTDPHGGLDLEEFSRYLQERERRLLLLFHSLDRNQDGHIDVSEIQQSFRALGISISLEQAEKILHSMDRDGTMTIDWQEWRDHFLLHSLENVEDVVYFWKHSTVLDIGECLTVPDEFSEQEKLSGMWWKQLVAGAAAGAVSRTGTAPLDRLKVFMQVHASKTNKLNILGGLKNMIREGGMRSLWRGNGINVLKIAPESAIKFMAYEQIKRAIRGQQESLHVQERFVAGSLAGATAQTIIYPMEVLKTRLTLRRTGQYKGLLDCAWQILEREGPRAFYRGYLPNVLGIIPYAGIDLAVYETLKNRWLQQYSHDSADPGILVLLACGTVSSTCGQIASYPLALVRTRMQAQASIEGAPQLSMLGLFRHILSQDGVWGLYRGIAPNFMKVIPAVSISYVVYENMKQALGVTSRTTSRHI, from the exons ATGCGGGGGGGCCCGGGCGATGCGGAGCGGCGACAGCGCTGGGGTCGCCTCTTCGAGGAGCTGGATAGTAACAAGGACGGCCGCGTGGACGTGCAAGAGTTGCGCCAGGGACTGGCTCGGCTGGGCGGGGGCGACCCGAACCGCGACACCCAACAG GGCAGTTCCCCTGAGGGTGACACTGACCCACACGGTGGGCTGGACCTGGAGGAGTTTAGCCGCTACCTGCAGGAGCGAGAACGGCGCCTGCTGCTTCTGTTCCACAGCCTGGACCGGAATCAGGATG GTCATATTGATGTGTCTGAGATCCAGCAAAGTTTCCGAGCTCTGGGTATTTCCATCTCTCTGGAGCAAGCAGAGAAAATTCTGCACAG CATGGACCGTGACGGCACAATGACCATCGACTGGCAGGAGTGGCGCGACCACTTCCTGTTGCATTCGCTGGAGAATGTGGAGGATGTGGTCTATTTCTGGAAACATTCGACG GTCTTGGACATCGGCGAGTGCCTGACTGTTCCTGATGAGTTTTCAGAGCAGGAGAAGTTGAGCGGCATGTGGTGGAAGCAGCTGGTGGCGGGTGCGGCGGCAGGCGCTGTGTCGCGGACGGGCACAGCCCCTCTGGACCGCCTCAAGGTCTTCATGCAG GTCCACGCCTCCAAGACCAACAAGCTGAACATCCTGGGGGGCCTAAAGAACATGATCCGAGAGGGGGGCATGCGCTCCCTGTGGCGTGGGAATGGGATTAACGTGCTTAAGATCGCGCCAGAGTCGGCTATCAAGTTCATGGCCTACGAGCAG ATCAAGCGGGCCATTCGAGGGCAGCAGGAGTCACTGCACGTGCAAGAGCGCTTTGTGGCCGGCTCCCTCGCCGGCGCCACAGCCCAAACCATCATTTACCCCATGGAG GTGCTGAAGACGCGGCTGACCTTGCGCCGGACGGGCCAGTACAAGGGGCTGCTGGACTGTGCGTGGCAGATCCTGGAGCGAGAGGGGCCCCGAGCCTTCTACCGAGGCTACCTGCCCAACGTGCTGGGCATCATCCCCTACGCAGGCATCGACCTGGCCGTCTATGAG aCGCTGAAGAACCGATGGCTCCAGCAGTACAGCCACGACTCGGCCGACCCAGGCATCCTCGTGCTCCTGGCCTGTGGCACCGTCTCCAGCACCTGTGGCCAGATAGCCAGTTACCCCCTGGCCCTGGTCCGGACCCGCATGCAGGCCCAAG cctccatCGAGGGCGCCCCCCAGCTCTCCATGCTGGGTCTGTTCCGTCACATCCTGTCCCAAGATGGCGTGTGGGGCCTCTACCGGGGCATTGCCCCCAACTTCATGAAGGTTATCCCGGCTGTGAGCATCTCCTATGTGGTCTACGAGAACATGAAGCAGGCCCTGGGGGTCACGTCCAG GACCACATCCCGCCATATCTAA